A single genomic interval of Helianthus annuus cultivar XRQ/B chromosome 6, HanXRQr2.0-SUNRISE, whole genome shotgun sequence harbors:
- the LOC110944860 gene encoding uncharacterized protein LOC110944860 has translation MPKYAMFLKDILSNKQKLEDMSCVVMNESCSAILQNRLPTKMGDPGSFTLPCLIGNMSISHALADLGASINLMPYKGFTKLDLGEPSPTRMSIRLADRSIKYPCGFVENMLVKIDKFVFPVDFVILDMDKDSRVPLILGCPFLNTARTIVDVAAG, from the coding sequence atgccgaAGTATGCTATGTTCCTGAAGGACATCCTCTCGAATAAGCAGAAGCTTGAGGATATGTCCTGTGTGGTGATGAACGAAAGCTGCTCTGCCATTCTTCAAAATCGTTTGCCCACAAAAATGGGAGATCCTGGCAGTTTCACGCTTCCTTGTTTGATCGGAAATATGTCTattagccatgcattggctgacttgggagcgagtatcaaCCTTATGCCCTATAAGGGTTTTACAAAGTTGGATCTAGGTGAGCCGTCACCTACACGTATGAGCATTCGACTAGCAGATCGTTCTATCAAGTATCCATGCGGGTTTGTTGAGAATATGCTTGTTAAAATCGACAAGTTTGTATTTCCCGTGGATTTTGTTATCCTGGATATGGATAAGGACTCTAGGGTGCCTTTGATTCTCGGATGTCCATTCTTGAATACTGCTCGGACCATTGTAGATGTAGCTGCAGGGTAG